One Engystomops pustulosus chromosome 7, aEngPut4.maternal, whole genome shotgun sequence DNA window includes the following coding sequences:
- the TC2N gene encoding tandem C2 domains nuclear protein translates to MAAEFIKSCCKGCFQSDSKNALPDAENSDAIRKGSHIVDLPPMSSVSIKRQVGCTEDYLLSKMPADGRDVPFVVPSFKPSYIQPRTVTSPTHMEGLKGSARASFTDRKSELATIYPQGPNYDVVYNPGYVLQHISPDLNRRATLNQKNARMYGSVCDLRNVKSSDTPGLSSSLYDLSSYIQRYDSVSSVRSSNSSRKDSQGSNRSLDTITLSGDEREFGRLHFRLRYVTAVEQIWITVLHLKDLYWPASCGDSPNIYLKGIITLPKPIQFKSSAKEAALDVEFMETFVFAIKLQSLQNVRLVFKVLSLSPRKRTISKCSISLRDLSEVEMEHCLDVVPSSKVSACHAELLIGTCFQAINNRIQLQILKAQNLPSSSTPLSINFYVKAEMFSTEGLLYKKKTRPLKLSNSQVNWGETMIFPVTQKEEGINFLIKLYSRSSVRRKHFIGQVWISSDSNSSEAAEQWTDTISHPEKLVTKWHKLNPLSY, encoded by the exons ATGGCGGCAGAATTTATCAAGAGCTGTTGTAAAGGATGCTTCCAAAGTGACAGCAAGAATG CCTTGCCTGACGCAGAAAACAGCGATGCAATCAGAAAAGGATCCCACATTGTGGATCTTCCCCCAATGTCCAGTGTTTCTATTAAAAGGCAGGTGGGCTGCACAGAGGATTACTTACTGTCCAAGATGCCAGCAGATGGGAGAGATGTGCCATTTGTTGTACCATCATTTAAACCTTCCTATATTCAGCCAAGAACGGTGACTAGTCCAACTCACATGGAGGGTCTGAAAG GATCTGCCAGGGCCAGTTTTACCGACAGGAAGTCTGAACTGGCAACTATTTATCCACAAGGACCAAATTATGATGTGGTTTATAATCCTGGATACGTCCTACAGCACATTTCACCTGACCTAAATCGGCGGGCGACACTGAACCAAAAGAACGCCAGGATGTATGGTTCAG TCTGTGACCTTAGAAACGTCAAAAGCAGCGACACTCCAGGTTTGAGTAGCTCCCTTTATGACCTCAGCAGCTATATCCAG agATATGATTCTGTCTCTAGTGTTCGAAGCAGCAACTCTTCCAGGAAGGACTCACAGGGCAGCAACCGTAGCCTAG ATACAATAACCTTATCAGGGGATGAACGTGAGTTTGGGAGGTTACACTTCAGACTGCGGTACGTCACAGCTGTGGAGCAAATCTGGATCACAGTGTTACAT CTGAAGGATCTGTACTGGCCGGCAAGCTGTGGGGATTCTCCAAACATTTATCTTAAAGGAATTATTACCCTACCCAAACCCATCCAGTTCAAATCATCTGCTAAGGAAGCAGCTTTG GATGTGGAATTCATGGAAACATTTGTATTTGCTATCAAGTTACAAAGTTTGCAAAATGTGCGGCTGGTGTTTAAAGTCCTGAGCCTGAGTCCACGTAAAAGAACCATAAGCAAGTGCTCAATATCTCTGCGGGACCTGAGCGAAGTGGAAATGGAGCACTGTCTGGATGTGGTGCCATCTTCAAAAGTATCA GCCTGTCATGCAGAGCTCCTGATCGGAACGTGTTTCCAGGCAATAAATAACAGGATTCAGTTACAAATCCTTAAGGCTCAAAACCTGCCAAGCTCATCCACGCCACTCTCCATAA ATTTCTATGTCAAAGCTGAAATGTTTAGCACTGAGGGACTACTCTACAAGAAGAAAACGCGACCGTTAAAGTTATCAAATTCCCAAGTGAACTGGGGGGAGACCATGATTTTTCCAGTGACTCAGAAAGAGGAGGGAATCAATTTCCTGATTAAGTTATACAGTCGCAGCTCAGTCCGGAGGAAACATTTTATTGGACAG GTATGGATCAGCAGTGACAGTAACAGCAGCGAGGCCGCAGAACAATGGACGGACACGATTAGCCATCCGGAGAAATTGGTGACAAAGTGGCATAAACTGAACCCCCTGAGTTACTAA